In one Micromonospora polyrhachis genomic region, the following are encoded:
- a CDS encoding DUF3040 domain-containing protein: MPLSEHEQRLFEQIERSLAEDPKFASAVRASDPRFHARRRLLVAAGVIIAGLALVVYGTVSKSSLLGVAGFVVMLGAAGFAVLSHRRAQSPDLHVVGGTASRRTRARRSSLIDRLEERWRQRPEGHR; encoded by the coding sequence GTGCCGCTCTCGGAGCACGAGCAGCGCCTGTTCGAGCAGATCGAGCGGTCGCTTGCCGAGGACCCCAAATTCGCCTCGGCTGTGCGTGCCAGCGACCCACGCTTCCATGCGCGGCGTCGGCTACTCGTCGCTGCCGGCGTGATCATCGCTGGTCTTGCATTGGTCGTCTACGGCACGGTGAGCAAATCTTCGTTGCTCGGCGTGGCCGGCTTCGTGGTCATGCTCGGCGCGGCCGGGTTCGCGGTGCTTTCCCACCGTCGGGCCCAGTCACCCGACCTGCACGTAGTTGGCGGCACCGCCAGTCGGCGCACCCGCGCCCGGCGGTCTTCGTTGATCGACCGGCTTGAGGAGAGATGGCGTCAGCGGCCGGAAGGCCACCGCTGA
- a CDS encoding alkaline phosphatase family protein — MTEPFDTVQPRYGAGSLADVLPSALAVLGVPGAVDPLGLVGQLDGVRRIAVLLVDGLGWYQIPVAAPYAPTLADLAARHGRPLTSGFPSTTPTSLVTLGTGTAPGAHGVLGFRVNVPGTDRVLTHIDWPGDRLGDPDPLRWQPVATQLELAKAAGVAVTVVSRPEYAGSGLTVAANRGGTYRGAADPTALATEMLAALTAGTGPTLVSGYHPDLDTQGHLSGVDSLPWRAAAADVDALLARLVAGLPADAALLVTADHGQLNVPLDHRFDLDADPRLRAGVRVVAGEPRVRYLHVEPGATDDVVAAWSAVLGEAAWVATRAEAVAAGWFGPVPESHLARVGDVVVACQGSYAVLATRTDNPVEARLVAYHGSSTATEMTIPLLVVRGS, encoded by the coding sequence ATGACCGAGCCCTTCGACACCGTCCAGCCCCGCTACGGCGCGGGCAGCCTGGCCGATGTGCTGCCCAGCGCGTTGGCGGTGCTGGGGGTGCCGGGTGCCGTCGACCCGCTGGGGCTGGTCGGGCAGCTTGACGGGGTACGCCGGATCGCGGTCCTGCTGGTGGACGGGCTGGGCTGGTACCAGATCCCGGTCGCGGCCCCGTATGCCCCGACCCTGGCCGACCTGGCGGCCCGGCATGGTCGGCCGCTGACCTCCGGGTTTCCGTCCACCACGCCGACCAGCCTGGTGACCCTGGGCACGGGCACTGCCCCGGGCGCGCACGGGGTGCTGGGCTTCCGGGTCAACGTGCCCGGCACCGACAGGGTGCTCACCCACATCGACTGGCCCGGTGATCGGCTCGGTGACCCGGACCCGCTGCGGTGGCAGCCGGTGGCCACCCAGTTGGAGTTGGCGAAGGCGGCCGGGGTCGCGGTGACGGTGGTGAGCCGACCCGAGTACGCCGGCAGCGGCCTGACGGTGGCGGCCAACCGGGGCGGGACCTATCGGGGGGCCGCCGATCCGACCGCGCTGGCCACCGAGATGCTGGCGGCGCTGACCGCCGGTACGGGGCCGACGCTGGTCTCCGGCTACCACCCGGACCTGGACACCCAGGGGCACCTCAGTGGGGTCGACTCGCTGCCTTGGCGGGCGGCGGCAGCCGACGTGGACGCGTTGCTGGCCCGGCTGGTCGCCGGGTTGCCGGCCGATGCCGCGCTGCTGGTCACCGCCGACCACGGCCAGCTCAACGTGCCGCTGGACCATCGGTTCGACCTCGACGCCGATCCTCGGCTGCGGGCCGGCGTACGGGTCGTGGCGGGTGAGCCCCGAGTCCGCTACCTGCATGTCGAACCCGGCGCGACCGACGACGTGGTGGCCGCCTGGTCGGCGGTGCTGGGCGAGGCGGCATGGGTGGCCACCCGGGCGGAGGCGGTCGCCGCCGGCTGGTTCGGGCCGGTGCCCGAGTCGCACCTGGCCCGGGTCGGCGACGTGGTGGTGGCCTGCCAGGGGTCGTACGCCGTGCTGGCCACCCGGACCGACAACCCGGTCGAGGCCCGGCTGGTCGCCTACCACGGCTCCAGTACGGCGACGGAGATGACCATCCCGTTGCTGGTTGTCCGGGGCAGCTGA
- a CDS encoding AAA family ATPase, which produces MTQQTRDELGDVLPHDEFRAASDAIVTNIEKVIEGKTATVRLALAVLLAEGHLLIEDVPGVGKTKLAKALARSIDCSVRRIQFTPDLLPSDVTGVSVYNQETHDFEFRPGAVFANLVVGDEINRASPKTQSALLECMEEHQVTVDGTTYALQTPFMVIATQNPIEMEGTYPLPEAQRDRFTARIAMGYPDPGAELAMLDAHGGVDPLHSLHPVADAVTVRRLIATVRQVHVADAVKQYAIDLVTATREAPELRLGASPRASLQLLRTARAFAALEGRDYVLPDDLQSLAVPVLAHRIIPTADAQLARRTTDAIVADLVHRLALPQTRQRSPYDTRPPSGDAGGRSPYEPRRR; this is translated from the coding sequence GTGACACAACAGACCCGGGACGAGCTGGGTGACGTGCTGCCACACGACGAGTTCCGCGCCGCCAGCGATGCGATCGTCACCAACATCGAGAAGGTCATCGAGGGCAAGACCGCTACGGTTCGGCTCGCCCTGGCGGTCCTGCTCGCCGAGGGTCACCTGCTGATCGAAGACGTACCCGGCGTGGGTAAGACCAAACTGGCCAAGGCCCTGGCCCGCTCGATCGACTGCTCGGTACGCCGCATCCAGTTCACCCCCGACCTGCTTCCCAGCGACGTCACCGGGGTCAGCGTCTACAACCAGGAAACCCACGACTTCGAGTTCCGACCCGGCGCGGTCTTCGCCAACCTGGTGGTCGGTGACGAGATCAACCGGGCCTCCCCCAAGACCCAGTCGGCACTGCTGGAGTGCATGGAGGAGCACCAGGTCACCGTCGACGGCACCACCTACGCGCTCCAGACGCCGTTCATGGTGATCGCCACCCAGAACCCGATCGAGATGGAGGGCACCTACCCGCTGCCGGAGGCCCAGCGGGACCGGTTCACTGCCCGAATCGCGATGGGCTACCCCGATCCCGGCGCGGAACTGGCCATGCTCGACGCGCACGGCGGGGTGGACCCACTGCACTCGTTGCACCCGGTCGCCGACGCGGTCACCGTCCGGCGACTCATCGCCACCGTCCGGCAGGTGCACGTCGCCGACGCGGTCAAGCAGTACGCCATCGACCTGGTCACCGCCACCCGGGAGGCCCCCGAGCTGCGGCTGGGCGCGTCGCCTCGGGCCAGCCTGCAACTGCTGCGCACGGCTCGTGCCTTCGCCGCCCTGGAGGGGCGCGACTACGTCCTCCCCGACGACCTCCAGTCGCTGGCCGTACCGGTGCTGGCGCACCGGATCATCCCGACCGCGGACGCGCAGCTCGCCCGGCGTACCACCGACGCCATCGTCGCCGACCTGGTGCACCGGTTGGCCCTGCCACAGACCCGGCAACGTTCGCCCTACGACACCCGCCCACCGTCCGGCGACGCCGGCGGGCGATCCCCGTACGAGCCGCGGCGGCGATGA
- a CDS encoding DUF58 domain-containing protein: MRAALAGLTTRGRSFLAAAVAAALSAVLLGEKDLLRVAVLLAILPLLAVLYVGRSRYKLACHRTLEPHRVPVGASSRIVLQLQNLSRLPTGTLLLEDRLPYALGSRPRVVLERLGAQQASSVAYTVRADVRGRYEVGPLVVRLTDPFGLCELSRAFPSTDRLTVIPQVTPLPTVRLAGEYAGSGESRARSVAVHGEDDAATREYRRGDDLRRVHWKSTARTGELMVRREEQPWESRATVVLDTRAHGHRGDGPTASFEWAVASAASIAVHLRHSGYKLRLVTGSGLDADASEAGGDGILLDHLAEVRLAQRSDIAALVDRVRQRSDGGLIIALLGMLTPAEAKLLAALRGNGATCVALLLNSSTWLNLPAAARAEAAQTRSAAVVSLLQSGWRVVEVEHGSKLAALWPQAGRGSQGFAWRAALAETVAGGVR; the protein is encoded by the coding sequence GTGCGCGCGGCGCTGGCCGGTCTCACCACCCGAGGCCGATCGTTCCTCGCCGCAGCCGTCGCCGCGGCGTTGTCCGCGGTACTGCTCGGCGAGAAGGACCTGCTGCGAGTCGCGGTGCTGCTCGCCATCCTGCCGCTGCTGGCGGTGCTCTACGTCGGGCGGAGCCGCTACAAGCTTGCCTGCCACCGCACCCTCGAACCACACCGGGTGCCGGTAGGGGCCAGTTCCCGAATAGTGCTGCAACTGCAGAACCTGTCCCGGCTGCCCACCGGCACACTGCTGCTGGAGGACCGGCTGCCGTACGCCCTGGGCAGCCGGCCCCGGGTGGTGCTGGAACGGTTGGGAGCGCAGCAGGCCAGCTCGGTGGCGTACACCGTGCGGGCCGACGTCCGGGGTCGCTACGAGGTCGGCCCGCTGGTGGTCCGGCTGACCGACCCGTTCGGGCTGTGCGAGCTGAGCCGGGCCTTCCCCAGCACCGACCGGCTCACCGTCATCCCGCAGGTCACCCCCCTGCCCACGGTCCGTCTGGCCGGTGAGTACGCCGGCTCCGGGGAGAGTCGTGCCCGGTCGGTGGCGGTGCACGGCGAGGACGACGCGGCGACCCGCGAGTACCGGCGCGGCGACGACCTGCGCCGGGTGCACTGGAAGTCCACGGCCCGCACCGGGGAGCTGATGGTACGGCGCGAGGAACAGCCCTGGGAGAGCCGCGCCACGGTGGTACTGGACACCCGCGCGCACGGCCATCGGGGCGACGGGCCGACCGCGAGCTTCGAATGGGCGGTGGCCTCGGCCGCCAGCATCGCCGTCCACCTGCGTCATTCCGGTTACAAGCTACGGCTGGTGACCGGGTCCGGGCTGGACGCCGACGCGTCCGAGGCCGGCGGCGACGGGATCCTGCTCGACCATCTCGCCGAGGTCCGGCTCGCCCAACGTAGCGACATCGCCGCCCTGGTGGATCGGGTCCGGCAACGGTCCGACGGCGGTCTGATCATCGCCCTGCTGGGCATGCTGACCCCCGCCGAGGCAAAGCTGCTGGCCGCGCTCCGCGGCAACGGGGCGACCTGCGTGGCGTTGCTGTTGAACAGCTCGACCTGGCTCAACCTGCCCGCAGCCGCCCGGGCCGAGGCCGCGCAGACGCGCAGCGCCGCCGTAGTCAGTCTGTTGCAGAGCGGGTGGCGGGTGGTCGAGGTCGAACACGGCAGCAAACTGGCCGCGCTGTGGCCGCAGGCGGGTCGGGGATCACAGGGGTTCGCCTGGCGGGCCGCGCTGGCCGAGACGGTCGCCGGAGGGGTGCGATGA
- a CDS encoding transglutaminase TgpA family protein: MRGSRRLGLVAGAATLLAAAPLSTIFRDWTWLLQCLIVVALLVAVGMLLRWWRTPLWAQPIGLLGTLLIALTWLFPSGREILVVLPTPDTFAYFGQLMSGSVQDIRSYGLKVPDTEPLLFITVLGVGLVAVVVDLLAVGMRRPALAGLPMLAIYAVPVAVYVDSVPPLPFVVGAAGFLWLLVAENVERVRRFGRRFTGDGRDVDIWEPSPLAAAGRRLAIAGVALAVLLPFVVPGMTGGLLDRQNSLGGGGQGRGSQGGPAGRVDLFASLSGQLNQSTTVDMVKVTTTESNPFYLRFGVADRLLPGGFAASNPSGRPVSRGLPDPRSGSRAGVTYQQHRADVETTAGFNMPLLPLYLDPLLMVELSSGWLYDTDQRIVFSRREQSKGRKYSFDYLRADYTPAVLEAVPTLPADHPMRQRYTETPKVREVEELVAQLTKDKRTDYARVRAIYDHFSQDNKFRYSLATEGGTSGQDIVDFLTNRVGFCQQYASAMAWLVRAAGIPARVAFGFSNGTRKEGNTYTLTNRNLHAWTEVYFDGVGWVPFDATPAASVPGSTRTTWAPNSDEPAPVTPTAGPNTAAGPGSSAGPGGVERPERDVDPGFDASGAPIDRPVTIWPWFVAAAVVLLLSLPALRRALLRRRRSPRVPTGSAALAAAGASATMHPVAEVGLVVDQARVEAHAAWDELIDTLVDLRLRVDPTETPRATVDRLIRDGHVAEPAAEATRLLGRAEERARYAREPLPSGQLIGPLHSVRRALAAETSRRTRMVATVLPPSVLMRWRRAITDTTTGFITWVGGVRSRLFNLDRLRRWRTGRLTGGQPTR, encoded by the coding sequence ATGAGAGGCAGTCGTCGGCTCGGCCTCGTCGCCGGGGCAGCCACCCTACTGGCCGCCGCCCCGCTCTCCACGATCTTCCGAGACTGGACCTGGCTGTTGCAGTGCCTCATCGTGGTGGCGCTGCTCGTCGCGGTCGGGATGCTGCTGCGCTGGTGGCGGACACCCCTCTGGGCGCAGCCGATCGGTCTGCTCGGCACCCTGCTGATCGCGCTGACCTGGCTCTTTCCCAGCGGTCGCGAAATCCTCGTGGTGCTACCGACCCCGGACACCTTCGCGTACTTCGGCCAACTGATGAGCGGTTCGGTCCAGGACATCCGATCGTACGGGCTCAAGGTGCCCGACACCGAGCCGCTGCTGTTCATCACCGTACTGGGTGTCGGCTTGGTCGCGGTGGTGGTGGACCTGCTCGCGGTCGGGATGCGCCGGCCGGCGCTGGCCGGACTACCGATGCTCGCCATCTACGCGGTGCCCGTGGCGGTCTACGTCGACAGCGTGCCGCCACTGCCGTTCGTCGTCGGAGCGGCCGGCTTCCTCTGGCTGCTGGTCGCCGAGAACGTCGAACGGGTCCGCCGGTTCGGCCGCCGGTTCACCGGTGACGGGCGCGACGTGGACATCTGGGAGCCGTCGCCACTGGCGGCCGCCGGTCGCCGGCTGGCCATCGCCGGGGTGGCATTGGCGGTCCTACTGCCTTTCGTCGTACCCGGGATGACCGGTGGTCTGTTGGACCGGCAGAACTCCCTCGGTGGCGGGGGTCAGGGACGCGGCAGCCAGGGTGGGCCCGCCGGCCGGGTCGACCTCTTCGCCTCGCTCAGCGGCCAGCTCAACCAGTCGACCACCGTCGACATGGTCAAGGTCACCACCACCGAGTCGAACCCGTTCTATCTGCGGTTCGGGGTGGCCGACCGGCTCCTTCCCGGCGGGTTCGCGGCGAGCAATCCGAGCGGACGGCCGGTCAGCCGGGGTCTGCCGGATCCCCGGTCCGGCAGCCGGGCCGGGGTCACCTATCAGCAGCACCGGGCGGACGTGGAGACCACCGCCGGCTTCAACATGCCGTTGCTGCCGCTGTACCTCGACCCGTTGCTGATGGTCGAACTGTCGTCCGGCTGGCTCTACGACACCGACCAGCGGATCGTCTTCTCCCGGCGGGAGCAGTCGAAGGGCAGGAAGTACTCCTTCGACTACCTTCGGGCGGACTACACGCCAGCGGTGCTGGAGGCCGTGCCGACGCTGCCGGCAGACCATCCGATGCGCCAGCGGTACACGGAGACACCGAAGGTCCGCGAGGTCGAGGAACTCGTCGCCCAGTTGACCAAGGACAAGCGGACCGACTACGCCCGGGTACGGGCGATCTACGACCACTTCTCGCAGGACAACAAGTTCCGCTACAGCCTCGCCACCGAGGGTGGCACCAGCGGGCAGGACATCGTCGACTTCCTGACCAACCGGGTGGGCTTCTGCCAGCAGTACGCCTCGGCGATGGCGTGGCTGGTCCGGGCGGCCGGCATCCCGGCCCGGGTGGCGTTCGGGTTCAGCAACGGCACCCGGAAGGAGGGGAACACCTACACCCTGACCAACCGCAACCTGCACGCCTGGACCGAGGTCTACTTCGACGGCGTCGGTTGGGTGCCGTTCGACGCGACCCCGGCGGCCAGTGTGCCTGGTTCGACCCGTACCACGTGGGCACCGAACAGCGATGAACCGGCCCCGGTCACCCCGACGGCGGGACCGAACACCGCCGCCGGTCCGGGCTCCTCGGCCGGGCCGGGGGGTGTCGAGCGCCCCGAGCGGGATGTCGACCCGGGGTTCGACGCATCCGGCGCACCGATCGACCGGCCGGTCACCATCTGGCCCTGGTTCGTCGCCGCCGCGGTGGTGCTCCTGCTCAGTCTGCCGGCCCTCCGGCGGGCTCTGCTCCGCCGTCGCCGCTCGCCCCGGGTCCCGACCGGATCGGCCGCGCTGGCGGCGGCTGGGGCGAGCGCCACCATGCATCCGGTGGCAGAGGTCGGGCTGGTGGTGGACCAGGCCCGGGTAGAGGCACACGCGGCCTGGGACGAGCTGATCGACACCTTGGTCGACCTCCGACTCCGAGTCGACCCGACGGAAACCCCACGGGCGACGGTCGACCGACTGATCCGCGACGGTCACGTGGCCGAGCCGGCGGCCGAGGCCACCCGCCTGCTGGGCCGGGCCGAGGAGCGGGCCCGGTACGCCCGGGAGCCACTGCCCAGCGGCCAACTGATCGGGCCGCTGCACTCGGTACGCCGGGCCCTCGCCGCCGAGACCAGCCGACGTACCCGGATGGTCGCGACGGTTCTGCCACCCTCGGTGCTGATGCGGTGGCGCCGAGCGATCACGGACACCACGACCGGATTCATCACCTGGGTCGGCGGGGTCCGCAGCCGGCTGTTCAACCTCGACCGGCTTCGCCGTTGGCGCACCGGGCGGTTGACGGGCGGCCAGCCGACCCGCTGA
- a CDS encoding DNA polymerase IV → MGRSQSVPRGDDPRFGADADDTDCPILHVDMDAFFAAVEVRRRPELRGQPVVVGGVGPRGVVSSASYEAREYGVRSAMPTMRARSLCPRAVFLPPDFSQYAAASRAVMQIFRDVTPLVEPLSLDEAFLDVAGARRLFGRPAEIARLIRARVAEQEGLTCSVGVASTKFVAKLGSTRAKPDGLVVVPAGQVLDFLHPLPVAAMWGVGERAAESLRRLGLSTVGDLAHAPVAMLRNALGPAAATHLHELSWGRDSRPVDPEQVEKSIGAEVTFDTDVADPAAIRRSLLALAEKVGMRLRRAGQIGRTVSIKVRFADFRTVNRSRTLSEPTDVAREVFETAWALFGVLAPSSPIRLVGVRVEGLAAAGSTPQQLALGAPEHGWRDAEAAVDAAAVRFGRSVVRPASLLDGGGGARTEIPPRP, encoded by the coding sequence ATGGGTCGCAGCCAGTCCGTTCCGCGGGGTGACGATCCGCGCTTCGGTGCGGACGCCGACGACACCGACTGCCCGATCCTGCACGTCGACATGGACGCGTTCTTCGCCGCTGTCGAGGTGCGCCGCCGACCGGAGCTGCGTGGCCAACCCGTCGTGGTCGGCGGGGTCGGCCCGCGTGGGGTGGTGAGTTCGGCCAGCTACGAGGCGCGGGAGTACGGGGTCCGCAGCGCCATGCCGACCATGCGGGCCCGATCGTTGTGTCCCCGCGCGGTCTTTCTGCCCCCCGACTTCTCGCAGTACGCTGCCGCGTCCCGCGCCGTGATGCAGATCTTCCGGGATGTGACGCCGCTGGTGGAGCCGCTTTCCCTGGACGAGGCGTTCCTCGACGTGGCAGGTGCCCGGCGGCTGTTCGGCCGCCCGGCCGAGATCGCCCGACTGATCCGGGCCCGAGTCGCCGAGCAGGAGGGGCTCACCTGTTCGGTCGGGGTGGCGTCGACCAAGTTCGTCGCCAAGCTCGGCTCTACCCGAGCCAAGCCCGACGGGCTGGTGGTGGTGCCGGCCGGGCAGGTGTTGGACTTCTTGCACCCGTTGCCGGTGGCGGCCATGTGGGGGGTGGGGGAGCGGGCGGCCGAGAGCCTGCGCCGGCTCGGGCTGTCGACCGTGGGTGATCTTGCCCACGCCCCGGTGGCCATGTTGCGCAACGCCCTCGGCCCGGCCGCCGCCACCCACCTGCACGAGCTGTCCTGGGGGCGCGACTCCCGACCGGTCGACCCCGAGCAGGTGGAGAAGTCGATCGGGGCGGAGGTCACCTTCGACACCGATGTCGCCGATCCGGCGGCGATCCGGCGTTCCCTGCTGGCACTGGCCGAGAAGGTGGGGATGCGGTTGCGCCGGGCGGGGCAGATCGGTCGGACCGTGTCGATCAAGGTGCGATTCGCCGATTTTCGTACCGTGAACCGGTCCCGCACCCTGTCCGAGCCCACCGATGTCGCCCGCGAGGTGTTCGAGACCGCTTGGGCGTTGTTCGGTGTGCTCGCCCCGAGCAGCCCGATTCGACTCGTGGGCGTACGGGTCGAAGGGCTTGCCGCCGCCGGCTCGACTCCGCAGCAGCTCGCTCTGGGCGCCCCGGAGCACGGTTGGCGGGACGCCGAGGCGGCCGTGGATGCCGCTGCTGTCCGATTCGGGCGTTCCGTGGTACGTCCGGCCAGTCTGTTGGACGGCGGCGGAGGGGCCCGAACGGAAATTCCGCCACGGCCATAG
- a CDS encoding class I SAM-dependent methyltransferase, producing the protein MAPGAAAGPHPSPRTAVVWAVLRTELDRRAGEPLTVLDVGGGTGGFAVPLAQAGHRVTVVDASPDALAALTRRAAEAGVGDRVRAVQGDGDALAGLVEPASADLVLCHSVLEVVDDPATVVEAVATALRPGGAASVLVAGQAAAVLGRAMNGHLDVAAALLADAEGSAGPRDTLRRRYDAASATALLDTAGLQVEEIHGVRVFADLIPAAAAEGDPQALLALELAASAYPPYRDLAAQLHLFARRTS; encoded by the coding sequence GTGGCCCCGGGTGCTGCTGCCGGCCCGCACCCGTCCCCCCGTACCGCCGTGGTCTGGGCCGTGCTGCGCACCGAACTCGACCGCCGGGCCGGCGAGCCGCTCACCGTACTCGACGTGGGCGGGGGCACCGGTGGCTTCGCCGTGCCGCTGGCCCAGGCCGGACACCGGGTGACGGTCGTCGACGCCAGCCCTGATGCGCTGGCCGCGTTGACCCGTCGCGCCGCCGAGGCCGGGGTCGGCGACCGGGTCCGGGCGGTGCAGGGGGACGGTGACGCCCTGGCCGGGCTGGTCGAGCCGGCCAGCGCCGACCTGGTGCTGTGCCACTCCGTGTTGGAGGTGGTCGACGATCCGGCCACCGTGGTCGAGGCGGTGGCCACCGCACTGCGCCCCGGTGGCGCGGCCAGTGTGCTGGTCGCCGGCCAGGCCGCCGCCGTACTGGGCCGGGCGATGAACGGCCACCTCGACGTCGCCGCCGCGCTGCTCGCCGACGCGGAGGGCAGCGCCGGGCCCCGGGACACACTGCGCCGACGGTACGACGCCGCGAGCGCCACCGCCCTGCTGGACACCGCCGGCCTGCAGGTGGAGGAGATCCATGGCGTACGTGTCTTCGCCGACCTGATCCCCGCCGCCGCTGCCGAGGGGGATCCGCAGGCGCTGCTCGCCCTGGAGTTGGCCGCTTCGGCGTACCCGCCCTACCGGGATCTGGCCGCCCAGTTGCACCTGTTCGCCCGCCGGACGTCATGA